One Streptomonospora salina genomic window, GGGACCGCGCCGTCGGGCCGATGCAGTTCATCCCCGAAACCTGGGACGAGTGGGGCGTCGACGCCGACTCCGACGGCGAAGCCGACCCCCACGACATCGACGACGCTTCCCTGGCCGCGGCGCGCTACCTGTGCGCCGACGGCCGCGACCTCACCGACGACGACGGCTGGTGGGAGGCGATTCTCTCCTATAACGCGTCGCGCAGTTACGGCGACGACGTCCTCGACTCCGCCGACCGCTACGCCGGGGCCGCCGCCGACGCCGTCTGAGCCCGCCGGCGCCGCCGACCGCGCCCGCCCGCCCCGGGCGGCCGTTGCCGCCGGCAGCCGGTGCCGTCCGCCCGCACTCGCCCGGTGGGAGGCGCGTCACCGGATTGGTCCGGGCCTGGCGGGTTAGCCTGACTGAAGGGGCGTGCAGAGCGGCCCGGCACGGCACCAGTCGCAAGGAAGGCGTGAAATGACTGCATCGCGGATGGGGCCCGATCAGCGGACCGAGGCATTGGCGGCCATGGCTGGGACCGAGTTGGACGTTCTGGTCGTCGGCGGAGGCATCGTCGGCGCCGGCGTCGCGCTGGACGCCGTCGCCCGCGGGCTCACCGTCGGAGTGATCGAAGCCCGCGACTACGCGTCGGGCACATCCAGCCGCTCCAGCAAGCTCGTCCACGGCGGTCTGCGGTATCTGGAGCAGTTGGACTTCGAGCTGGTGCGCGAGGCCCTGGTCGAGCGCGGCCTGATGCTGCACCGCCTCGCGCCGCACCTGGTGCGGCCGGTGCCGTTCCTCTACCCGCTGACCAAGCACTGGGAGCGCCCCTACGTCGGCGCCGGCGTCACGCTGTACGACACCCTCGCCCTGTCCATGGGCAACGACCGGGGCCTGCCGCACCACCGCCACCTCACGCGCGGCAGCGCGCTGCGGGTGTTCCCGGCGCTGCGCCGCGACGCGCTGGTCGGCGCGGTCCAGTACTGGGACGCCCAGGTCGACGATGCGCGCTATGTCCTGACGGTGCTGCGCACCGCCGCGACCTACGGCGCGCACGTGGCGTCGCGGGTCCAGGCGGTGGAATTCCTGCGCGAGGGCGAGCACGTCACCGGCGCCCAGGCCCAGGACCTGGAGACCGGGGAGCGGTTCGACATCCGCGCCAAGCAGGTCGTCAACGCGGCGGGCGTGTGGACCGACGATATCCAGGAGATGGTCGGCGGGCGCGGCCAGATCCACGTGCGCGCATCCAAGGGGATCCACCTGGTCGTGCCGCGCGACCGCATCCAGGGGTCTTCTGGACTCATCCTGCGCACGGAGAAGAGCGTGCTGTTCGTCATCCCGTGGGGGCGGCACTGGATCATCGGGACCACCGACACCGACTGGGACCTGGACAAGGCCCACCCGGCGGCCAGCAGGACCGATATCGACTACGTGCTCGACCACGTCAACGCGGTCCTGCGGGTTCCGCTGACCCGTGACGACGTCGAGGGCGTCTATGCCGGGCTGCGGCCGCTGCTGACCGGCGAGTCCGACGAGAGCTCCAAGCTCTCCCGCGAGCACACGGTCGCCCACCCCGTGCCGGGCCTGGTGCTGATCGCCGGCGGCAAGTACACCACCTACCGGGTCATGGCCAAGGACGCCGTCGACGCGGTGGCCCACGGGCTCGACGGCCGCATTCCGGAGTCGGTGACCGACCGGCTGCCGCTCGCCGGAGCGGAGGGGTATGCGGCCATGTGGAACCAGCGCCGCAAACTGGCGAACGACTCGGGGCTGCACCGTTCGCGGATCACCCACCTGCTGCGCCGCTACGGCACCATGATCGACGAGATCCTGGAGATGATGGAGGAGCGGCCCGACCTCAAGGAACCGCTGACCGGCGCCGACGACTACCTGCGCGCCGAGGTCGTCTACGCCGCCGCCTACGAGGGAGCCCGCCACCTCAACGACGTGCTGGCGCGGCGCACCCGGATCTCCATCGAGACCTGGGACCGCGGCATCGCGGTGTCGGAGGAGGCGGCGCGGCTGATGGGCGGGCAGCTGGGTTGGAGCGAGGAGCACGTCCAGCGCGAGGTCGCCTACTACCGCAAGCGCATCGAGGCCGAGCGCGCCGCCCAGGAGCAGGACAACGACGTCGAGGCCGACGCCATGCAGCACGGCGCCCCCGAGATCGTCCCCGCGGCGGCGCTCGGCGAGGGAGTGGGGTAGGAGGCGGCTGCCCGTGCGCTCGCCGGTCGGGCGGGTGGAGCCCCGGTCCCGCCGAGCGCGAGGTTTTTACCGGCACAGTGCTGGAAAACGGTTGAAGCCCCGCGCTCGTTTTCGGCCCTGCGGCCAGGGCGCCACCGGCGGCGGAGAACGCGTAGGGGCGCGCGGCTGTCCACAGGGAGGCGAAACCGCCTCGAATCCCGACCCCGGCGTGGCCCACACTTGGTCCCGTGCTGCTGACGATCACCACCACCCGCGAGCCCGCGACCGACCTCGGTTTCCTGCTGCACAAGCATCCTGACCGGGTCCAAGGGTTCACCCAGTCCTACGGCACGGCCCACGTCTTCTACCCCGAGTCCGCCGCCGAGCGCTGCACCGCAGCGCTGCTGCTGGAGGTGGACCCGCAGGCGCTGCTGCGCACCCGCGGACCCGGGTCGGGGTCCGCGGGCTTCTCGCTGGCGCAGTACGTCAACGACCGGCCCTACGCGGCCTCGTCGCTGTTCGCGGTCGCGCTGGGCGACGTCTTCCGCACCGCGCTGCGGGGAACGTGCAAGGCGCGCCCCGAACTCGCCGCCGAGCCGCTGCCGCTGACCCTGCACCTGCCCGCCGTGCCGTGCCGCGGCGGGCAGGACCGAGCGCGCCGCCTGTTCGAGCCGCTGGGCTGGGAGGTCGACGCCCGGCCCGTCCCGCTCGATCCGGCCCTGCCCGACTGGGGCGACTCCCGCTACATCGGGCTCACCCTCACCGGTCGGCTCCGGCTGTGTGACGCGCTGAGCCACCTGTATGTGCTGCTGCCGGTGCTGGACGGGACCAAGCACTACTGGGTCGGCCGGGACGAGATCGACAAGCTGCTGCGCACGGCCGAAGGGTGGCTGCCCGGCCACCCCGAGCGCGCCTGGATCACCCGGCGCTACCTCGCGCGGAGCGACCGGCTGGTGCGCACCGCGATCACGCGCCTGGGCGAGCTGGACGACCTCGCGGCCGCCGATCCCGCGGACTCCGCCGGCCCCGCGGAGGCGGCGGCCGTGGCGACCGAACCCGACGAGGAGGAGCCGCCGCAGCTCGACCCGCCGCGGGCCGAACCGGCTCCGGCCGCCTCCGCGGAGCCGGCCGCGATCGGCGTCACCGGCGTCACCGCCGCCACCGGTGCCGCCGACGCCGACGGCACGGACGCCGGTGCCGCCGCCGCGCAGCCGCGCGAGCAGGCGCCGTCCCTGGCCGTGCAGCGGGCCGAGGCGGTGCACTCGGTCCTGCGGGCCGAGGCGGTGCACTCGGTCCTGCGGGCCGAGGGCGTCCGCTCGGTGCTCGACCTCGGCTGCGGGGCCGGAAAGCTGCTGTCGCGGCTGCTGGAGGACCCCGGATTCACCGTCCTCGCCGGTGCCGACGTCTCCGCCGCCACCCTCCAGCACGCCGGCCGGCGGCTGGGCCTGGACCGCGTGCCCGAGCACGAGCAGCGGCGGCTGACGCTGTTCGCGGCCTCGGTCGTCTACGGCGACCCGCGGTTCCGCGGCTACGACGCCGCGGTGCTGATGGAGGTCGTCGAGCACATCGACCCGGGCCGGCTTCCCGCCGCCGCCGAGGCCGTGTTCGGCCGCGCAGCGCCGGGCACCGTCGTGGTCACCACCCCCAACGCCGAGTACAACGCCCGCTACGCGTCGCTGCCCGAGGGCGCGTTCCGCCACACCGACCACCGCTTCGAGTGGACCCGCGCCGAGTTCCGCGCCTGGGCCGACGGTGTCGCCGACACCTACGGCTACCGGGTGCGCCACCTGCCCGTCGGCCCCGAGACGCCCGACTGCGGGGCGTCGACCCAGATGGGAGTGTTCGCGAAGTGAGCGCCTTCGACCCCGCCGACACCCCCGGATCCGCCGACACCGGCGCCGACCCGGGCTCCGGCATCCGCTCCGACGACCGCGTGCTGCCCGTCCCCGACATGGGCCTGGTCGTGCTCGTCGGCATCTCCGGTTCGGGCAAGTCCACCTTCGCCCGCCGGAACTTCCTCCCCACCCAGGTGGTCTCCTCCGACGTCTGCCGCGGGCTGGTCAGCGACGACGAGAACGACCAGAGCGCCACCGCGGACGCGTTCGAGCTGCTGCACCACATCGTCGCCACCCGGCTTCGCCGCGGCCTGCTCACCGTCGTCGACGCCACCAACGTGCAGCAGCGCGCCCGGGCGGAGCTGGTGCGCATCGCCAAGAAGCACGACGTGCTGGCCACCGCGATCGTGCTCGACGTGCCCGAGGCCCTCGCCCGCGAACGCAACGCCGCGCGCACCGACCGCGACTTCGGTTCGCACGTGCTGCACCGGCAGCGCCGCGAGCTGAAGCGCGGCCTCAACAAGCTGGGCAAGGAGGGCTTCCGCCGGGTGTACGCGCTCGACGGCCCGGCCGATGCGGAGGCGGCGAGGGTCGAGATGGAGCGCGGCTGGAGCGACAAGCGGGACCTCACCGGCCCCTTCGACATCATCGGCGACGTGCACGGATGCCGTGCCGAACTGGAGGAGCTGCTGTCGCAGCTGGGCTACGTCCTCGCGCGCGACGAGTCGGGCCGCGCCGTGGGCGCGCACCACCCCGGCGGCCGCACCGCCGTGTTCGTCGGCGACCTCGTCGACCGGGGCCGGACAGCCCCGGCGTGCTGCACCTGGTGATGGGCATGGCCGAGACCGGCGACGCGCTGTGCGTTTCCGGCAACCACGAGGACAAGCTGGTGCGCGCGCTCAAGGGCCGCAAGGTCCAGGCGCGCCACGGCCTGGCCGAGACCCTGGAGCAGCTCGACGCGGAGCCGGAGGGCTTCCGCAGCGGCGCCCGGGCCTTCTGCGACAGCCTGCTCAGCCACTACATGCTGGACGAGGGCCGGCTCGTCGTCGCCCACGCCGGGCTGAAGGAGGAGTACCACGGGCGGGCGTCGGGCCGGGTGCGGTCCTTCGCGCTCTACGGCGAGACGACCGGCGAGACCGACGAGTTCGGGCTGCCGGTCCGCTACCCGTGGGCCCGCGAGTACCGGGGCTCGGCGGCGGTGGTCTACGGGCACGTGCCCACGCCCGAGCCGGAGTGGATCAACAACACGATCTGCCTGGACACCGGCTGCGTGTTCGGCGGGAGGCTCACGGCGCTGCGCTACCCCGAGCGCGAGCTGACCGCGGTCCCGGCGCAGCGCACCCATTACGAGCCCGAGCGGCCGTTCCCGGCGGCGGCGCACGGGGCCGGCGCGCCGACCGACGGCGGCGCCGCCCTGGTCGGTGTCGGCGACGTGCTGCCCGACGGCACCGTCGGCCACGTCGATACCGGCTCCGGGCGGGTGACCGTGCCCCGTGACAACGCGCTGTCCGCGCTGGAAGCCATGAGCCGGTTCGCCGTGGATCCGCGGTGGCTGCTGTACCTGCCGCCGACCATGGCGCCCGCCCCGACCTCCGCGGATCCGGCCGTGCTGGAGCGCCCCGACGAGGCGTTCTCCTTCTACCTGGACCAGGGCGTGGGCCGCGTCGTCTGCCAGGAGAAGCACATGGGATCGCGTGCGATCGCGGTGGTGTGCCGCGACTCCGCCGCGGCCGACCGGCGCTTCGTTCCGGGCGGCGAAGGCGCCGTGTTCACCCGCACCGGGCGTGCGTTCTTCCCCGACGCCCGGGTGGAGGCCGAGGTGCTGGCTCAGCTGCGGGCGGGGATCACCGCGGCCGGTCTGTGGGAGCGCTTCGGGAGCGACTGGATCGCCCTCGACGGCGAGATGCTGCCCTGGTCGGCCAAGGCCGCGGGCCTCATCCGCGAGGAGTACGCGTCGGTGGGCGCGGCGGCTCGGGCCGCGCTTCCGGAGGCGCAGCGGGCGTTGGCAGCGGCGGCCGAACGCGGGTTGGACGTGGGCGGCCTCGCCGATCGCACCGGGCGGCGGGGCCGCGACATCGAGGCGTTCAGCGCGGTCTACCGCAACCATGTGGCTCCCACCGAGGGCGCGGCCGGGCTGCACTACGCCGCCTTCGCGGTGCTGGCGGCGGAGGGCCGGGAGTTCTCCGGCGAGGACCACTCCTGGCACATGGACGTCGCCCGGACCCTGGCCGAGCACTGCCCGATGGTGGCGGCTACGCGCTACCGCACCCTCGACACCGCCGATCCCGACGCCGTATCCGCGGCCTCGGCCTGGTGGCACGAGCTGGTGTCGGCCGGCGGTGAGGGCATGGTCGTCAAGCCGGCCCAGGGCCCGCGGGCCGCCGGTACGCGCGGTCCGGTCCAGCCCGGCCTCAAGGTGCGCGGTCCGGAATACCTGCGGATCGTCTACGGGCCGGACTACCTGATCCCCGAGCGCCTGGCGACTCTGCGCGACCGCAGCGTGCGCCGCAAGGCCCGCATGGCGCTCAAGGAGCACAAGCTCGGCCTGGAGGCCCTGTCCCGCCACGCCGCCGCAGAGCCGCTGTGGCGCGTCCACCAGCCGGTCTTCGGCGTCCTGGCCCTGGAGTCCGAGTCGGTGGATCCGCGGCTGTAGGAGCCCGTCCGCGCGGCGCCGCTGCGGCAGCCCGCGCGGACGGCTCGCCGTCGGCGTCACATCGTGTAGCGGCGCACGGTCTGCGGGTGGATGACGAATCGGACCAGGTCTGTGGCCAGCACCCCGGCGAGGTCGTCGGCGCGGTCCGGGTCCTGCAGGTCCCAGTAGTGCGGGGCCAGGCGGGCGCACAGATCCTGTGCCCCGTCGGTTTCCATCGTGACGCGTCCGGCGACCGACACCCAGCGCTCGCGTTCCCCCACCGGGGCGGCGACGATGAGCGAGGCGCGCGGGTCGCGGTGCAGGCGCCGCACCTTGGGCGACTCCGACTCCGTGAACAGCTGGATCGTGCCCGCGTCGGCCGCCTCGAACCACACCGGCCGGGGCTGCGGCGGGAGCGGCCCGCCGGCCACGGACAGGAACCCGTGCAGAGGGCGCCGGAGGAAGTCGATGTCCCGGTCGGTCAGCGATTCGGTGTCGGTGCTCATCACAGTCCTTTCGACAGGCGGGGCGGCAGCGCTTCAGCGGTCGTCGCGCCGGGACCGGCGGCGGTACCGCCGATCATGTCCGACGATTCAACACGTCCGGGGCCGGATACGCCCATAGGTGAGAAACCGGATCGCCTGCGTGTTCGTCCCGGTCGTCTACCCTTGCCGGGTGGACGTATTCAGCGACCTGATCCGCGGGGTCCGGGCCAACGGCTCGTTGTTCGCCAGTTCGACCCTGTCCGCGCCCTGGGCCCTGCACTTCGTGGACGGCGCGCCGCTGACGCTGAGCACCGTCCTCACCGGGTCGGGCTGGATCGTGCCGGAGCACCGCCCGCCCGAGCCGCTTCGCGCCCGCGAGACGGTCGTCGTGCGCGGACCCGCGACGTTCACCTTCGTCGACGAGGTCGGCACCCGGGCGGAACCGGTCGCCTGCGGCGAGCACTGCGCGGCGCCCGAGCAGGGCGGGACCCGGCACCGGCGCGGCTGGAACGACCGCCACGGCGGCGGACACGGCGCGACGACTCTGATCGTCGGCGCCTATCCCGTTCGCGGTGAGATCAGCCGCCGACTGCTGGACGCGCTGCCCGTCGTGCTGCGCGCGAACGGCGGGGGCACGGCCGACGCCGTGCTGGACCACCTCGCGTCCGAGGTCGCCGTCGATACGCCGGGCCAGCAGGTGGTGCTCGACCGCCTGCTGGATTGGATGCTGGTCTGTACGCTGCGCGAATGGTTCGACCGGCCGGGCGGCGAGCCCCCGGCCTGGTGGTCCGCCCAGCGGGACCCGGTGGTCGGCGGCGCACTGCGCCTGCTGCACGCCGAACCGGCGGCACCGTGGACGGTCAGAGCGCTGGCCGAGCGCACCGGGGTTTCGCGTTCGACACTGGCCAAGCGGTTCACGGACCTGGTCGGCGAACCGCCGCTGACCTACCTCACCCGCTGGCGCATGACGCTCGCGGCAGACCTGCTGGTCGAGCGGGAGTCCGCGACCATCGCTGACATCGCCCGCACGGTCGGCTACTCCGACCCGTTCGGGTTCAGTGCTGCCTTCAAACGGGTCCGGGGCGCCAATCCGACCGCGTTCCGGCGCTCCGCGGCCGCCCTCGCTGGGGAGCCGAGCGGGGCTGTTCCGGCCCGCACCGTCCCTGCCGGGCCGAACGCCTGATCAGGGAGGGCCGCGACCCGGCCGCTCGGTGCGGACCCGCCGGAAAGGGGCGCCGGGGAACGGTCTCGCGGACGGGACGAGGCCGGTCCCCGGCGCGTTCGGGGATGGTGCGGGGCGCGGCGCCGACCCGGTGCCGGGCGGGCCGGTGTACCGCGGGCCCTCCGGTTCGGGGCGGGGTGTTTCGGTCCTGGGGGAGGACTACCCGGATACGCGCCGATATAGCAGACGTCCGCGGTTCTTCCGCGGCCCGTGCGCCTCGGAGAGAGCGGATGCGCAGGAGAAAGCAGGACGGTGGGCGGCCGGAATCTCTCCGGGAGGCGCCCGGGGCACCGCTGCCGGCCGCTGCGGACGGGATCCGCCATGGTGTCGGCCCTCCCTTCGCGTCCGGTGACCGTTTCCGCCGGCGTCGCGCCGCCCTACCGCAGGTGGGAGGCGCCGTTGACGTCCAGGACCGCGCCCGAGGCCCATACCGCCTCCGGCGATGCCAGGTAGGCGACGGCCGAGGCGATCTCGTCGGCCGTGCCGACCCGGCCGAACGGGCTCTGGCCGCGGAGCGTGTCGCCTTCGTCGGTCGCCAAGCGCGCCTCGACCCGCGGGGTCGCGGTGAATCCGGGTGCGACCGAGGCGACGCCGATGCCGTAGGGGGCCAGCGACACCGCCAGCGACTGGCCCAGCGAGTGCAGGGCCGCCTTGCTCGCGCCGTAGGCCGGCATGTCGGGTTCGCCGCGGTAGGCCCCGCGCGAACCGATGTTGACGATCCGCCCGGCCGCGCCGCGTTCGATCATGTGCCGAGCCGCGCAGTGGCTCAGGTTGGCGGCGCCGATCACGTTCACGCCGATGATGCGCTGCCAGGCCGCCTGCCAGTCGGCATAGGAGGTCTCCGGCAGCGGGTGCGGGGTGATCGCGGCGGAGTTGTTCACGAGCACGTCGAGCGCGCCGAGTCCCGTCACGGCCTGAGCGACGACGGACTCGGCCGTCGCGGGGTCGGCGATGTCGCCCTGGACGAG contains:
- a CDS encoding glycerol-3-phosphate dehydrogenase/oxidase; amino-acid sequence: MTASRMGPDQRTEALAAMAGTELDVLVVGGGIVGAGVALDAVARGLTVGVIEARDYASGTSSRSSKLVHGGLRYLEQLDFELVREALVERGLMLHRLAPHLVRPVPFLYPLTKHWERPYVGAGVTLYDTLALSMGNDRGLPHHRHLTRGSALRVFPALRRDALVGAVQYWDAQVDDARYVLTVLRTAATYGAHVASRVQAVEFLREGEHVTGAQAQDLETGERFDIRAKQVVNAAGVWTDDIQEMVGGRGQIHVRASKGIHLVVPRDRIQGSSGLILRTEKSVLFVIPWGRHWIIGTTDTDWDLDKAHPAASRTDIDYVLDHVNAVLRVPLTRDDVEGVYAGLRPLLTGESDESSKLSREHTVAHPVPGLVLIAGGKYTTYRVMAKDAVDAVAHGLDGRIPESVTDRLPLAGAEGYAAMWNQRRKLANDSGLHRSRITHLLRRYGTMIDEILEMMEERPDLKEPLTGADDYLRAEVVYAAAYEGARHLNDVLARRTRISIETWDRGIAVSEEAARLMGGQLGWSEEHVQREVAYYRKRIEAERAAQEQDNDVEADAMQHGAPEIVPAAALGEGVG
- a CDS encoding 3' terminal RNA ribose 2'-O-methyltransferase Hen1, whose translation is MLLTITTTREPATDLGFLLHKHPDRVQGFTQSYGTAHVFYPESAAERCTAALLLEVDPQALLRTRGPGSGSAGFSLAQYVNDRPYAASSLFAVALGDVFRTALRGTCKARPELAAEPLPLTLHLPAVPCRGGQDRARRLFEPLGWEVDARPVPLDPALPDWGDSRYIGLTLTGRLRLCDALSHLYVLLPVLDGTKHYWVGRDEIDKLLRTAEGWLPGHPERAWITRRYLARSDRLVRTAITRLGELDDLAAADPADSAGPAEAAAVATEPDEEEPPQLDPPRAEPAPAASAEPAAIGVTGVTAATGAADADGTDAGAAAAQPREQAPSLAVQRAEAVHSVLRAEAVHSVLRAEGVRSVLDLGCGAGKLLSRLLEDPGFTVLAGADVSAATLQHAGRRLGLDRVPEHEQRRLTLFAASVVYGDPRFRGYDAAVLMEVVEHIDPGRLPAAAEAVFGRAAPGTVVVTTPNAEYNARYASLPEGAFRHTDHRFEWTRAEFRAWADGVADTYGYRVRHLPVGPETPDCGASTQMGVFAK
- a CDS encoding pyridoxamine 5'-phosphate oxidase family protein, coding for MSTDTESLTDRDIDFLRRPLHGFLSVAGGPLPPQPRPVWFEAADAGTIQLFTESESPKVRRLHRDPRASLIVAAPVGERERWVSVAGRVTMETDGAQDLCARLAPHYWDLQDPDRADDLAGVLATDLVRFVIHPQTVRRYTM
- a CDS encoding AraC family transcriptional regulator encodes the protein MDVFSDLIRGVRANGSLFASSTLSAPWALHFVDGAPLTLSTVLTGSGWIVPEHRPPEPLRARETVVVRGPATFTFVDEVGTRAEPVACGEHCAAPEQGGTRHRRGWNDRHGGGHGATTLIVGAYPVRGEISRRLLDALPVVLRANGGGTADAVLDHLASEVAVDTPGQQVVLDRLLDWMLVCTLREWFDRPGGEPPAWWSAQRDPVVGGALRLLHAEPAAPWTVRALAERTGVSRSTLAKRFTDLVGEPPLTYLTRWRMTLAADLLVERESATIADIARTVGYSDPFGFSAAFKRVRGANPTAFRRSAAALAGEPSGAVPARTVPAGPNA
- a CDS encoding SDR family NAD(P)-dependent oxidoreductase — its product is MSPDPNRAVLVTGASGGIGRAIARRFAAAGDRVAVHYASRKTDAEATLAALEGSGHVLVQGDIADPATAESVVAQAVTGLGALDVLVNNSAAITPHPLPETSYADWQAAWQRIIGVNVIGAANLSHCAARHMIERGAAGRIVNIGSRGAYRGEPDMPAYGASKAALHSLGQSLAVSLAPYGIGVASVAPGFTATPRVEARLATDEGDTLRGQSPFGRVGTADEIASAVAYLASPEAVWASGAVLDVNGASHLR